In the genome of Longimicrobium sp., the window GGGTGGCAGGGAATCGGAGTTTAGGCTGGCCACCGTTGAGGGATCGGGCGTTCGACTGACGTTGGCGCATGCCGCGGGTGGCCCCTCCCCCGGCCCCTCCCCCGGCAAACTGCGCCGGGAGAGGGGGGAACTTCGGTGGGGGTCGACTGGCTGCCTCGCATGCCGCGAGAGCCCCCTCCCCCCGGCCCCCTTCCCCCGCTGCGCAGGGGAGGGGGAGACCTGAACTGCGCTTCGGCCGGGCTCACGCACTCTACAGCAACGAGGGCGAGGAACGGTGCGCTTCGGGAGTCGCGGCGCATGCCTCTGGCCGCCCTCTCTCCCCGGCCCTCTCCCCCGCAAGCGGGGGAAAGGGAGAATTCGATCGCGCTCGGGCCGGCGTCGTGCACTCGACTGCGCGTGCAGTCCGCGAAGGCGGACTTTGGGCCGTCGTTGCCGCGACTTCAGTCGCCCCAGCGAGGTCGGGGCCTCCACCAGGGCCCGACCTCGCCTCGAACCCGAAGTGTACCCTCTCTCCCACGCTGTTTGTGGGAGAGGGTGGCACGCGTGTCAGCGCGGCCGGGTGAGGGCCCCACGGCAGCCGAGGCCTCGGCTACGGTGACCGCTGCCGCGCCCGGGCTTGTTTCCCTTCCGCGGCCAGATCCTTCGGCCCGCGTCGTCTGTGCTACGGGCTGATCGGGTGCGATTGGGCCTCAGGATGACAAACCATGGCGCTGCAACGCGTTGTGGCGACGCACCGGGCTGGCTCCCTTCCCCCGCGCAGTTTGCGGGGGAAGGGTTGGGGATGGGGGGCGCCGGCCCGAGCACCGGCCCTGCCTGGCCACACCTGGACCCAAAGTGTCGTGACCTCCCGTTAGCCCGAAACGCGAGGGCGCGGAGGAAACAACCACGTGACGCGGCGGGTATGCCGATTGCCCCCCGATGACGGGGCAGACGCCTGACTCACGTGGTACCCCGCGGAAGTATGCGCAACACCTTCTTTCTCCTTCGCCGCGCCGGCGTGCTGGCGCTCGCGGCGGCGGGCGTGGCGGCCGCCTCGGCACCGCCGGCCGACGCGCAGCAGCGTCCGCGCCGCCGCGCCGAGGAGCCCGTCGCGCCCACGCGGCGGCCCCCGACCGCGCGCCCGGCCGACGCGGCTCCGCAGGCGCAGAACCCGCTCGCCCGCGTGCGGTCGCGTTCGCTGGCGCGGGGCGGCTACGCGGTGGTGGTGGACCTGGACGCCAACCGCCTGTACTTCGCGCGCGGGCGGCGGGTGCTGTGGTCCGCTCCCGTGGGCACCGGCACCGGGCTTCGGCTGGAGCACGACCGCGGCGAGTGGGATTTCGCCACGCCCAATGGCACCTTTCACGTCACCCACAAGCAGGTGGAGCCGGACTGGATCGCCCCGGACTGGTACTTCATCGAGAACGGGCTGCGCGTGCCGCCGCCCAACTCCGACGCACGCCGCTTTCCACGCGGACTGGGCTCGGCCGGCGTGTTCATCGGCCAGGGGCTGGCCGTCCACGGCACCGACAAGCCCGAGCTGCTGGGCCAGCGCGTTTCGCACGGCTGCATCCGCCTGAGCAACGCCGACGCCCTGCGCCTGTTCCACAACGTGCAGGTGGGCACCGAGATCGTCATGGTCGGCGGGCGGAACGCCGCGCCGGCCGCGCCGCCCCGGCAGACCCCCTCTACCACCACGCGCCGCACGGGGGCCAACGGCGAGCGGATCCCGCCTCCGCGCGACCCGTTCACCGTGGAGCTGGAGGAGCAGGAGACGTACGACTTGCTGGACCGCCTGGACGACGAGCTGTTCGCCGCCGTGGCCGCCCGCGGCGCGCAGACGCGCTGGCCCCAGGTGGCCAGCGTGCTCCTTCTGCGCGGCGTCAAGGAGGGCGATGACGAGGCGCTTGCCGGGCTGCTGGAGCGCTTCCCAGACCTGGGCACGGGTGCGCTTCGGGAAGAATACGCCACCTTCGTCACCGACGCCTTCGCACAGGGCGCGCTGCGCACCCTGGCGGTGATGGCCAACCTGGACCGCCCCACGCGCGCAGTGGTGGCCCGCGCCATCGTGGACGGCAGCCTGGCGCTGTTTCCCGGCGACGTGAACACCGCCGCCGCGCCGTGGCCCACGCGGCGCGCGCCACGCGAAGTGCTGCGCCGCGCCTCGCAGCGGTCGTGGGATGCGCTGGCCTCGGCGGAGCAGGCGTATCGCGAGCGCAACGGCTTGGCGGTGCGCTGAGGGGCGGGCGATGGAGAATGGCGGGCGCTCCGGGGTGTCGCATCCCGGGGCGCTCGTTCGTTTGTATCCCTGCCCCCCCGGAACGTGACCCTTGGAGATCGACCTATGAAAAGAATTCTGTCCGCGCTGCCGTTCATCCTCCTGGCCGCCTGCAGTTCGCCGTTCAGCTCGAGCGAGCCCGAGCTGAAGGTGCGCACCGACCAGGAGGAGTACGTCGCGAAACCCATCAGCTCCGTCAGCCTGGTCGGGTTCATCGTGAAGAACGAGGGCGACGAGCCCATCTACCTTCCGCACTGCGGCGCGGTGATCGTGGCCGTCGACCGGCGTGAAGGGGGCGATTGGCGCCAGGCGTACGGCGGCGGCAGCCTCTGCCAGGCCATCAACACGAGCGGCCCCCTGGAGGTGCAGCCCGGAGACTCGGTTCGCTCGGTGGTGAGCGTGGGCGAGCCCGGCAGCTACCGCATCCGCGTCCGCGCGACCGAAAGCCGAGATTCCAACCGATTCCACGAGACGGTGTCCAACACGTTCGCTGTGGAATTCTCCCCGATGGATTGATCGCCCGGAGCAGTCCTTCGCTGCTCCCGCGCTGGTACGCGGCCTGCCTTCGCCTCCACTCCTAAACCCTTGGAGTGGAGGCGTTTGCAATGCGGTCGAATCGTTTGGAACGGGCGATGACGGCGCTGGGGATGGCGCTGCTGGGGGCCTGCGCCAACTCCGGCGGGGGGCAGGCCGTGGCGGATGCGGCTCCGCGGCCGGGCGACGTGGACGGTGCGGTGGAGATCGTCCGCGCGGCGGCCATCCCCCTCACCGGCGCGGAAACGGACTACGACGCCTTGATCGCGCAGGTAGGCGACGCGCGCTTCGTGCTGCTGGGCGAAGCCACGCACGGCACCCACGAGTTCTACCGCGAGCGCGCCCGCATCACCCAGCGGCTGATCCGCGACAAGGGGTTCACCGCCGTCGCCATCGAGGGCGAGTGGCCCGACGCCATGCGCGTGGACCGCTTCATCCATGGCGAGCCGGGCGCGGCTACGCCCGAGCAGGCGCTGGTGGGCTTCACCTCCGGCTTTCCGCAGTGGATGTGGGCCAACACCGACATCCGCGACCTGGCCGGCTGGCTGCGCACCCACAACCAGGCCCAGCCCGCGGCCCAGCGGGTGTCGTTCTACGGCCTGGACGTCTACAGCTTCTACGAGTCCGCCGACTCGGTGGTCTCCTTCCTGTCGCGGACGGACCCGGCCGCGGCGGCGCGCGCCCGGCAGCGCTACGCGTGCTTCTCGCGCCATCGGCCGAACCCCCAGGAGTACGGGATGGCCGCCAACACCGCCGGCCGGCCCCTGTGCCGCGAGCAGGCCGTCGCGCAGGCGGCGGAGATGGAGGAGCGCTACCAGGCCCACCCGCACGTGGGCGCCGACACGCGCGCCGACGACGAGCTGTTCTCGGCCATGCAGCACGCGCGCGTCGTGCGGAACGCCGAAGAGTACTACCGCGTGATGTTCGAGGGCGGACCCACCTCGTGGAACCAGCGCGACCGGCACATGGCGCAGACGCTGGAGTCCATCGTCACCCACCTGGAGGCGCAGGGCAAGACGCCCAAGGTGGTGGTCTGGGCGCACAACACGCACAGCGGCGATGCACGGATGACGGAAATGGGCTCCGGGGGCGAGCTGAACGTGGGCCAGCTGATGCGGCAGGCGTATGCGGAGCGCTCGTTCCTGGTGGGCTTCACCACGTACGCCGGAACGGTGCTGGCGGCGGAGGAGTGGGACGCGCCCGGCCGCCTGCGCCGGCTGAACCCCGCGCTGCCGGAAAGCTACTCCGGCCTTTTCCACCGTACCGGCCTGCCCGCGTTCCTGCTGACCTTCCGCGGGCGCGAGGAGCTGAGCCGCGTGCTCGGCGAGCCGCGGCTGGAGCGGGCGGTGGGCGTGATCTACGCGCCGCGCACCGAGCGGCAGAGCCACTACTTCAACGCGGTGATGTCGAAGCAGTTCGACGCGGTGATCCACGTGGATAGCTCCACCGCCGTCACCCCGCTCCGCATCCGCTGATCTCATCCGGTCCCGCGGACGAGCTTTCGCGCTCGTCCGCGGACCCTCCTCCGCTGCAGACACATTCAACACGAGAGATGGCGCTGGTCCCGTGAATGGTGCGTGTGACCCATTGCACGCCCTTGGCGTCGTAGGGTGCCGTGGAACGCATGTCCCGCATGCGGCCACGGCGCCACACACCACTCCGAAGTTCCTTCCGCGCCCCATCGTTGTGCCGCAACGACTTAGCTTCCTGCCCGCCGCTGCTCCCGCCCGGAATGCCCGTTGCCTTCCCCACCGCCGAGGACGATCCACGACCCAACCCAAGACGATCGCTGAGGCACACCATGAATAAATTTGACGCCGTCTTCATTGGTAGCGGCCACAACGCGCTGGTCGCCGCGGCCTACCTTGCCCGCGCCGGGCAGAGCGTGCTGGTGCTGGAGCGCAACGACCGTCCCGGCGGGCTGGTGCGCACCGACGAGCTGACGCTTCCCGGCTTCAAGCACGACACGTTTTCCGCCGCGCACCCGCTGTTCCTGACCGGCGCGGCGTACGCCGACCTGGGCCCCGAGCTGCAGGAGCGCGGGCTGCGCTACGTCAACACGGCGTACCCCACGGGCGTGTCGATGGAGGACGGGCGCACGGCCCTGTTCCCGGTGGACTTCGGGGAGGCGGTGGCGGAGTGCGAGCGCCTGGCGCCCGGCGACGGGGCCGCGTTCGCCACCATGATGCAGGAGTTCGGCGCGCACGCCGGTGACGTGTTCGGGCTGTTCAACCAGGACCTGGCCTCGGACGACGCGCGCAAAACCATCCGCCGGCTGATGGTGAACCCTGATGGCCCCGGCTTCACCGAGTTCGCCGCCGACTTCTTCACCAGCGCGCGCGACGTGCTGGAGGGCCGCTTTCGCTCCGACGTCTTTCACGCGATGGTGGCGCCCTGGGTGATGCACCTGGGCCGCACGCCCGATGGCGCCAACGGCGGGTTCTGGGTGCCGCTGACGCTGATGGCCCTGATGGGCGGCGGCATGGCCATTCCCGTCGGCGGCTCGGAGATGCTAGCCAAGTCGCTCGTCAAGCTGATCGAGGACCGCGGCGGCGTGGTGCGGTCCGGCACCCCGGTGGAGCGCATCCTGGTCAGGAACGGCCGCGCGTCCGGCGTGCTGACCGCCCACGGTGAGGAGATCCACGCGCGCACCGTGGTCGCATCGGTAAACCCCGACCAGCTGTACCTGAAGCTGCTGGAGGGCGCCGACGTTCCCGCGCCGCTGGTCCGCCAGGCGGGCAAGTACCGCTACGGGCGCGGCTGCGTGCAGATTCAGCTGGCCCTTTCCGAGGCCCCGCGCTGGGCCGACGAGCGGATGGCCCGAACGGGTCAGCCGCACCTGACGCGCGGCATGGGCGCCACCGCCGAGCACGTGACGCAGGCGCTGAACGGCTACCTGCCCGCGAACCCCACGGTCTCCATCGACTGCCCCACCAACCTGGACCCGTCGCGGGCGCCGGAGGGCAAGTCCATCCTGCGCATCCAGGTGCTCGAAATTCCCAACCGGCCCAAGGGCGACGCGGCGGGGACCATCGACGTGGGCGACGGCACCTGGACCGACGACCTGAAGCGCCGCTACGCCGACCGGCTGGTGGACATCGTGGGCCGCCACCTTCCGAACGTGCCCGGCGCCATCCTGGGAATGCACGTGATCTCTCCCGGCGACATCGCGGCCTTCAGCCCCAACGCCGGCCCGGGCGACCCGTACGGCGGCTCGCACGACGTGGCGCAGAGCTACCTGTTCCGCCCGCTGGCCGGCCAGCCCAGCCATCGCACCGTGGTGCCCAACGTGCTGATGCTGGGCGCCGCCACCTGGCCGGGGCACGGCGTAAACGGCGGATCGGGCTACATCGTGGCCCAGGAACTCCTCGGCGCCAGGAAGCCAGTCGAAGCCGCCGCCTAAAGTACCGAGCGCGGAGGGGAACCACGCAGGGCCGGCGGATCATCCGCCGGCCCCGTTTTGCTGCGCGCGAATGGTTCTGGTGGCGCTGACAAGGAACACGTTTTGCGTCATAACGAAAACAGCCAAATCTCCGAAGCCGATCACAGCCGAGTGGCTGCCGCCCAGGAGAATTGCCGTATCGTGCGTGCCATTTACGCCTTCCCATTCCTTGCGGGCGCGCACTGCTGTCGGGTTACGAGTTGAGCTTGTGTGCTGCGGCTGCGCTACGCGTTGCCGTTCTCGTCGGATCTCGCGAACGCGAGGCCGACATTTTCCCACCGCCCCGGGAGGGCCCCATGCGTACCAAGCTCAAGCTGAACCTGGACGAGCTCACCGTCGATTCGTTCGACACCACGAAGAACGAGGCGAAGACCGGCACGGTGTTCGGCGAGCAGTGCACCTGCTACACCAACTGCACGTGCCCGGGCTGTCCCACCTGCGATGCGTCGTGTAACGGAACCTGCGATGCGTCGTGTAACGGAACCTGCGACGCGTCGTGCAACGGCACCTACTACGAAAACACCTGCGTCTGCAACGACACCTACGACACCTGCATTCGCTACTACTGCGGATAACCGCGTTCCAGACCAACTGCAACGAGATCTGCTACTGAGTGTTAACGGGCGGGGGCGCCACGCCTCCGCCCGTCGGTGTTTTTCCTCGCTCTTACCGATGGAGAACCCCATGCGTACCAAGCTCAAGCTGAACCTGGACCAACTGGCTGTCGATTCGTTCGACACCACCAGGCCCGCCGCGAAGGCCGGCACCGTGTTCGGCGAGCAGTGCACCTGCTACACCAACTGCACGTGCCCGGGCTGCCCCACCTGCGACGCGTCGTGCAACGGCACCTGCGACGCGTCGTGCAATGGAACTTGTGGTGACACCTGCGACTGGACGTGCAACTACACGGACTGCGCGTGCAACAGCAACGACCCCTGCGGCACGGCTCAGTACTCGAACTGCGGCGGCCAAGCTTGCTGGTGAGAACGGGACGGCGTCGACCCCGAGTCGACGCCCGGGCCGGATGAGTTGACGATTTTACGAGGGCTTCGGGTACCCGCCCCGTGGCCTTCGTTTTCATTCGCTTCCCGAACCCGTCTGCCGCGTCAGCTGCGTGTGGAAGTGGTGCGTCCCGACCTCGCGGCGCGGCGAGTAGCGGCCACGGTGGGACCGGCGCGACGGACAGCCTTCTGCACCGCTAGGCCAGCAGCGCGCAGGCGTTCGCCAGGTCCACGTTTCCGCCGCTGATCACCACGCCGATGCGCTCGCCGCGGAAGGCATCCGGATCCGACATCAGCGCGGCGAGGGGGACGGCACCGGAGGGCTCCACCACCAGCTTCATCCGCGTCCACAGGAAGCGCATGGCCTCGACCATGGCCTCCTCGCTCACCGTGCGCATCTCGGTGACGTGCTCGCGCACCAGCGGAAACGTCAGCCGGCCCAGCGAGGGCGTGCGCAGCCCGTCGGCGATCGTGGGCGGGTTGCGGACGGACTGCAGGGTGCCGGTGCGGAACGAGCGCGTTGCATCGTCCGCCAGCTCCGGCTCCACCCCCACCACGCGGATGCCCGGCCGCAGTGAGCGGGCAGCCAGCGCGGATCCGCTCAGCAGCCCCCCGCCGCCGCAGGGGGTGATGACGACGCCCAGGTCCGGCGCCTCTTCCATCAGTTCCAGCGCGGCCGTGCCTTGGCCGGCGATCACGTCGGCGTGGTCGTACGGGGGAACGAGGGTCATCCCGCGCTCCTGCTGAAGCTGGGCCGCCAGCTCTTCGCGCGAGGTGGTTTCCTTGTCGTACAGGATCACCTCGGCGCCGTAGCCGCGGGTGCCCTCGATCTTGGCGGCAGGCGCGTCGTCGGGCATCACGATGACGGTGCGCACGTCCAGGATGCGGCCGGTGAGAGCCACCGCCTGCGCGTGGTTGCCCGACGAGTACGCCAGCACCCCCCGCGCGCGCTCGTCGTTCGAGAGCTTGGATACCGCGTTGTAGGCGCCCCGGAACTTGAACGCGCCGCCACGCTGAAGGTTTTCGCACTTGAAGAACACGTGCGCACCCAGCCGTTCGTTCAGCGTCCGCGAGGTCATCACGGGCGTGTGATGGGCTACGCCGCGCAGGCGGTTGGCGGCGTCGCGCACGTCCTCGGCGGTGGGAAGGGCGATGGATTGGGCCTGCGGGTCCGGCTGCGACATCGATTCATCGGGATGTTGTGATCGCCCGGGGGCGAATGGTTTCGGACCTGCACCGGCGCGTCAGACCGCTGTCATGGCGGAGACCTCGGCTTTGTCGGGCGAATGAATTCGCTGCAACAACCACACGAAGTCCGCCTTCGCGGACTGGCCTGTTCTCGTGTGAGGAGGACCGATAGGCGCGCCCGCGATGTGTGGCGGATCCCTCAGTCGCTGCGAACATTGGCGGGACGTCGGGTTGGCCGGGGCCGCTCCATCGGGATGACATCGCGCCGACTCACGCACTCACGCACTTCCCCTCAGTACTTCGGAATGCTGGGGTCCACTTCGTCAGACCACGCCAGGATGCCGCCCTTTAGATTCAGCAGCCGCTCGTAGCCCTGCGCACGCAGAAAGTGCAGGACCTGCGCGCTGCGCCCACCGGAGCGGCACTGCAGTACCACCTCGTCGTCCGCGCTGATCTCGTCCATCCGCTCGGGAACCTCGCCCATGGGGATCAGCCGCGCGCCCTGCGGCTCCAGGTTGCCGATCTCCCACTCGTGGGGCTCGCGGACGTCGATGATCGTCAGCTTGTCTCCCCGGTCCAGCCGTTCCTTCAGCTCCGACGGGGTGATTTCGGGCACGCCGAACATGTCGTTCTCCGGTTGGGCGCCCGGCGGCTCGTATCCGCAGAAGCGCTCGTAATCGATCAGCTCGTGGACGGTCGGGTTGTCGCCGCACACGGGGCACGCCGGGTCGCGGCGCAGGCGCATCTCGCGGAACCTCATCCGCAGCGCGTCGAACAGCAGCAGCCGGCCCACCATCGTGTCGCCGGCGCCCAGCAGCAGCTTCAGGGCCTCCAGCGCCTGCACGCATCCCACGATGCCCGGCAGCACGCCGAACACGCCGGCTTCGGCGCAGTTGGGGACCATGCCGGGCGGGGGCGGCTCGGCGAACAGGCAGCGGTAGCAGGGGCCGCCCTCGGCCGCGAACACCGACGCCTGCCCCTCCCAGCGAAGGATGGAGCCGTAGACGTACGGCTTCTTCTCCAGCACGCAGGCGTCGTTCACCAGGTAGCGCGTGGGGAAGTTGTCGGTGCCGTCGATCACCACGTCGTAGCGCCGGATGATCTCCCGCGCGTTCTGCGACGTCAGCCGCACGGGATGGGGCTCCACGACTACGTGGGGATTGATCTCGGCGATGCGGTCGCGCGCGGAATCCAGCTTCGGGCGGCCGATGTCGGACGTTCCGTGGATCACCTGCCGCTGCAGGTTGCTGGCATCCAC includes:
- a CDS encoding L,D-transpeptidase; this encodes MRNTFFLLRRAGVLALAAAGVAAASAPPADAQQRPRRRAEEPVAPTRRPPTARPADAAPQAQNPLARVRSRSLARGGYAVVVDLDANRLYFARGRRVLWSAPVGTGTGLRLEHDRGEWDFATPNGTFHVTHKQVEPDWIAPDWYFIENGLRVPPPNSDARRFPRGLGSAGVFIGQGLAVHGTDKPELLGQRVSHGCIRLSNADALRLFHNVQVGTEIVMVGGRNAAPAAPPRQTPSTTTRRTGANGERIPPPRDPFTVELEEQETYDLLDRLDDELFAAVAARGAQTRWPQVASVLLLRGVKEGDDEALAGLLERFPDLGTGALREEYATFVTDAFAQGALRTLAVMANLDRPTRAVVARAIVDGSLALFPGDVNTAAAPWPTRRAPREVLRRASQRSWDALASAEQAYRERNGLAVR
- a CDS encoding erythromycin esterase family protein yields the protein MRSNRLERAMTALGMALLGACANSGGGQAVADAAPRPGDVDGAVEIVRAAAIPLTGAETDYDALIAQVGDARFVLLGEATHGTHEFYRERARITQRLIRDKGFTAVAIEGEWPDAMRVDRFIHGEPGAATPEQALVGFTSGFPQWMWANTDIRDLAGWLRTHNQAQPAAQRVSFYGLDVYSFYESADSVVSFLSRTDPAAAARARQRYACFSRHRPNPQEYGMAANTAGRPLCREQAVAQAAEMEERYQAHPHVGADTRADDELFSAMQHARVVRNAEEYYRVMFEGGPTSWNQRDRHMAQTLESIVTHLEAQGKTPKVVVWAHNTHSGDARMTEMGSGGELNVGQLMRQAYAERSFLVGFTTYAGTVLAAEEWDAPGRLRRLNPALPESYSGLFHRTGLPAFLLTFRGREELSRVLGEPRLERAVGVIYAPRTERQSHYFNAVMSKQFDAVIHVDSSTAVTPLRIR
- a CDS encoding NAD(P)/FAD-dependent oxidoreductase, with the protein product MNKFDAVFIGSGHNALVAAAYLARAGQSVLVLERNDRPGGLVRTDELTLPGFKHDTFSAAHPLFLTGAAYADLGPELQERGLRYVNTAYPTGVSMEDGRTALFPVDFGEAVAECERLAPGDGAAFATMMQEFGAHAGDVFGLFNQDLASDDARKTIRRLMVNPDGPGFTEFAADFFTSARDVLEGRFRSDVFHAMVAPWVMHLGRTPDGANGGFWVPLTLMALMGGGMAIPVGGSEMLAKSLVKLIEDRGGVVRSGTPVERILVRNGRASGVLTAHGEEIHARTVVASVNPDQLYLKLLEGADVPAPLVRQAGKYRYGRGCVQIQLALSEAPRWADERMARTGQPHLTRGMGATAEHVTQALNGYLPANPTVSIDCPTNLDPSRAPEGKSILRIQVLEIPNRPKGDAAGTIDVGDGTWTDDLKRRYADRLVDIVGRHLPNVPGAILGMHVISPGDIAAFSPNAGPGDPYGGSHDVAQSYLFRPLAGQPSHRTVVPNVLMLGAATWPGHGVNGGSGYIVAQELLGARKPVEAAA
- a CDS encoding threo-3-hydroxy-L-aspartate ammonia-lyase, with amino-acid sequence MSQPDPQAQSIALPTAEDVRDAANRLRGVAHHTPVMTSRTLNERLGAHVFFKCENLQRGGAFKFRGAYNAVSKLSNDERARGVLAYSSGNHAQAVALTGRILDVRTVIVMPDDAPAAKIEGTRGYGAEVILYDKETTSREELAAQLQQERGMTLVPPYDHADVIAGQGTAALELMEEAPDLGVVITPCGGGGLLSGSALAARSLRPGIRVVGVEPELADDATRSFRTGTLQSVRNPPTIADGLRTPSLGRLTFPLVREHVTEMRTVSEEAMVEAMRFLWTRMKLVVEPSGAVPLAALMSDPDAFRGERIGVVISGGNVDLANACALLA
- the moeB gene encoding molybdopterin-synthase adenylyltransferase MoeB — encoded protein: MSEHGLPTLSADEHQRYSRHLILPEVGPQGQRRLKAGRVLLVGAGGLGSPAAMYLGAAGVGTLGIVEFDVVDASNLQRQVIHGTSDIGRPKLDSARDRIAEINPHVVVEPHPVRLTSQNAREIIRRYDVVIDGTDNFPTRYLVNDACVLEKKPYVYGSILRWEGQASVFAAEGGPCYRCLFAEPPPPGMVPNCAEAGVFGVLPGIVGCVQALEALKLLLGAGDTMVGRLLLFDALRMRFREMRLRRDPACPVCGDNPTVHELIDYERFCGYEPPGAQPENDMFGVPEITPSELKERLDRGDKLTIIDVREPHEWEIGNLEPQGARLIPMGEVPERMDEISADDEVVLQCRSGGRSAQVLHFLRAQGYERLLNLKGGILAWSDEVDPSIPKY